From Triticum aestivum cultivar Chinese Spring chromosome 7B, IWGSC CS RefSeq v2.1, whole genome shotgun sequence:
TTATTAGTGAAGTTTTTTTTTCAAGGAGTTAAAAATTAATTGATTTTGTGTGGGGAATGTGGATAGAGGTAGAGGTGGATTGTTAAATGTGTTTTTCATTTACCTTCCGGCTTTGTATTAACTCGTCGCCGCGAAGAAATCCACAATGATTTATTTCGCTCGATCATAAAATAGAAGCAAAGAAAATCCAAACTTTGTATTAATCGGGAATTTCTTCATGGATACACGGGAACAATTTCATTTTAGAACCAAAGATTGTGGTTCTAAAATGAGCACTGGAAATTAACGGTTTCGGATGATCATGATCAATTCCATACGACAATGACATATTAGTTGGTATAGCTGTCTTATTAGTTACCTTCACTTCAAGATCCAATCGTTCTTATGCTGATATCGCTTCCATATATAACTTGTAACCTAGAAATTACATAGCTTTTGATGTATTTGTGTGCTTCCAATACTTCAATTTTGTTCCTTGATGGAAGGACCATCAATTTTCTTATTATGCAATTACTATTTATACAACTCCAAATATTGCTTAATTGATATTGATACTATAATTGTGCTATGGTTCTACCTTACATAGTACCAATTGCGGCGGAAGGCATATGCACTCACGTGGTGCACCGCTAAACGTGGCCAACGAGCCGCTGATATGGCATGACACGCACCCACAGAAACCCGATGCTTGATCTCGCGGGGAAGTTGCGTCACCACGACATCTTGCACGGGGCGCCTACGTGGGGCCATAAGGGAGACCACAAAACCTCGATGGCTTGTAGGGCCCGCCTGCGCACGCCGGGGAATCCTCCGTGGCTGACCAAAAACAAGGGTTCCACCATCACTGACGACGCGGTTTGCTCGGCGGATACGTGGGAAGAGGGGTAGAGGAGGAGGCACCGGTGGCGGTTCCCTAGAGGTGCCATCTGAGCCGCCCTAGGCGTCGCGGGGCTGATCCTCGTTTTTCTTTTTGGCATGCTTCCATTTTTGTCATGTGCAATGAGTGTTGTATCCTGGACGAGGCTTGCTTCATGCCGCCTTGTTTGTTTCTTGAACAAGTTTTGGACCTTGGCCTACCTTTTTACTCAGACAAAAAATGTGCAGTGAGTGCTGGGCCGACGGACCTGGTGCCGTCCCTACGTTGCTCGAGGCCGAGGGACTGCTGGTTTGCTGCAGGACAGCTGCATTTACAAAAGCAAAGGAATCTGAATTCAATCAGTACTCATTCTTGTCCCCCGGTACAAGTCACTTTGGATTTCATTGTAATCAATATTTGTTCCAATTTAAAGTGCTGTAACCTGTAAGTTACCGAAAGATGGGGAATGATGGTGTGGAGTGTTGTCCATTTCTTCAGAGAGCTGTACAACTGAAGCAGAGCATGATGCCTCCATATATCTTTCGATTGGCAAAACTTCCAAGTCTCGCATATATCTCCATTAATTTTCACTACCAATCACGCCAAGAATCTACACAGCCCAGCCTAAatctacagaggaggaggaaggaggaggaagaaaagcAGCCCCCAAAAAAGGGAAAGCTGTAGCGAGCAAAAGGCGGCTGCTTTTATTGCGAGCTTTCTTGCagtgccgtcgtgctgctgctctcaTGGTCATGGTCATGGTGGTGGTTGTGGCTCCGGCTCGCCGCGTCGTGGTGATCACGGCTCGGGGTCGCCGAGTCGGCGCCGAGATGCGAACACACCTCGCAGCCCTGCTCGTCCACCTTCCTCACCTGCCCGTCGTCGTCGCCAGCGCGCGCGCTCGCCTCAGGAGCCGCTGCGGCCGTAAGCTCCATCTCGGCAGCCCGGCTGGTGACCGGCTTGGCAAGGAACGTCGGTTGCTCGTCGCCGGCCATGATGACCACCACGTGCTCCAGGAAATCCATGGCCGGCCTGGCAGCGCCCAACACCGAGCCCTTCTCCCCGTCGGCGTCCCCCGCTGCCTGGCCATCCCGGTCGCCGTCGAGGTACCCGGAGAGCTTCCAGTAGGAGCAGACGAGGATGAGCAGCGCGAAGGCGATAAGCCCCAGCATCGCCGCCAGCCCGCCGAAGAGGTACGGCACCGGCGACTGCCACGTCGAGTGCGGCGCCGCCGTCCCGTTGATCAGCCCATGgcccggcgccgccgtcggcgctcCCGCGCGGCGGCTCATGGTGACGAACTCGGGTCCGGGCCTCATGGTGTGTGTTGGTGTCTGTTGCGCAGCAGAGGAGTTGCACCTGATGACTTTGTTGCTCTGTTTTTctcctctgtgtgtgtgtgtgtgcgcgcttgTTTTTGTCTCAGGGATGAGTGGGAAATGGGgggtatatatatatgagagggtgCCCTCCGGAGAAAAATACTCGCAACACATTTGAGTATTTTCTACGGACTATTTGTGATGCTGGGCAATATCAAAAGACTAGTGGGCAAATTCTTGTCTGGAGGTGTGTACTATGTTTTAGATACCACCCCTTTTTGAGGCAAAACCGCTGGGAAATGTTTTGTGTGTATTTGTCATGTCAAAGATCGTGCATAACTTAAGGGTCTTATTCTAGGGCCGGACTAATACCGATCCGCTGTAAATCCTAGTTAGAGCCTTGGACCATCTTATGGCCATTTTTTTTTCTAATACGTATTGCTTCAAATATAATGCATTGGCTACAAATTGCGGTTACGTACATTTTGTTAAGCTACAGATGACGACTTTCAATACTTTAGTTTTTTTAcactctccgttcctaaatataagtctttggagagagattccagtatggaccacatacatagcgaaatgagtgaatccacactaaaatgcatctatatacatcatATGGTTCATAGtgcaatctctacaaagacttatacttAGGAACGGGGGAGTAAGTGATACTCCTATGTGCTTTTAGCTGACTATGATTTAATTAGGCACTTGAGAAT
This genomic window contains:
- the LOC123160351 gene encoding protein GLUTAMINE DUMPER 2-like — protein: MRPGPEFVTMSRRAGAPTAAPGHGLINGTAAPHSTWQSPVPYLFGGLAAMLGLIAFALLILVCSYWKLSGYLDGDRDGQAAGDADGEKGSVLGAARPAMDFLEHVVVIMAGDEQPTFLAKPVTSRAAEMELTAAAAPEASARAGDDDGQVRKVDEQGCEVCSHLGADSATPSRDHHDAASRSHNHHHDHDHESSSTTALQESSQ